The genomic interval CGCCAGCGCTTTAAGATGCTCTTCCGCTGCATTTGGCGAGCGAAAGCCGAGTTGACTTGCAATTTCAGCACGGGTCGGTGGCATCCCGGTCTGAGAGATATGATCGCGAATAAGATCATAGACCTGTTGTTGTCTGGTGGTTAATGCTTTCATCCCGCCCCCTGGTTGTTTATACAGTTTCGCTGTGAGTATATACAGGGATACCGGCAATGGGAACCCGGAAGAACGCTATTCCACGGAATTTTCTGCGAATATTCGAAGCCTCACGCAAAATGGCTCCACAGCAAGCTTCCCCACACGCTTGCGGCCAGCAAACAGGCGACAAACACCGCCGCCGAGCCAATATCCTTCGCCCTGCCGGACAATTCGTGATAGTCCATCCCGACACGATCCACAACCGCTTCTATCGCACTGTTGACAAGCTCAAACAACACAATCAACACCACCGAACCGATGAGCAACAACCGCTCAATCGTTGAAACCGGTAGCCAACAC from Musicola paradisiaca NCPPB 2511 carries:
- a CDS encoding diacylglycerol kinase, yielding MNKTTGFTRLVKATGYSLQGLKQAWLHEAAFRQESLLTLAAIIIACWLPVSTIERLLLIGSVVLIVLFELVNSAIEAVVDRVGMDYHELSGRAKDIGSAAVFVACLLAASVWGSLLWSHFA